The following proteins are co-located in the Neisseria sp. Marseille-Q6792 genome:
- the glnE gene encoding bifunctional [glutamate--ammonia ligase]-adenylyl-L-tyrosine phosphorylase/[glutamate--ammonia-ligase] adenylyltransferase gives MSDNRLDTARRYSLFLTRQLDNGKLKPEIFLPMLDKVLTEADFKAFADWDTIRAEENEEELARQLRELRRYVVSQIIVRDINRISDLNEVTRTITLFADFAVNTALDFAYAYYRDMYGTPIGRYTKSPQHLSVVAMGKAGGYELNVSSDIDLIFVYPESGDTDGRRERGNQEFFTKVGQKLIALLNDITADGQVFRVDMRLRPDGDSGALVLSETALEQYLITQGREWERYAWCKGRVVTPYPNDIKSLVRPFVFRKYLDYSAYEAMRNLHRQIRSEVSKKGMADNIKLGAGGIREVEFIAQIFQMIRGGQMRALQLKGTQETLKKLAELGIMPSENVETLLAAYRFLRDVEHRLQYWDDQQTQTLPASPEQQQLLAESMGFDSYAAFSDGLNVHRNKVNQLFNEILSEPEEQTQDNSEWQWAWQEKPDEEERQGRLKGYGFDAETIAARLDQIRNGHKYRHLSAHAQPRFDAIVPLFVQAAVEQTNSTDTLMRLFDFLENISRRSAYLAFLNEHPQTLAQLAEIMSQSSWVAAYLNKYPILLDELISTQLLDTAFDWQALAATLSDGIEACGGDTEAQMDTLRRFQHAQVFRLAVQDLAGLWTVESLSDQLSALADTVIAAALSCAWADMPKKHRDTPQFAVIGYGKLGGKELGYASDLDLVYLYDDPHPEAGDVYSRLTRRLTNWLSAATGAGSLYEIDLRLRPNGDAGFLAHSIAAFEKYQRENAWTWEHQSLTRARFICGTPEIQTAFDRIRTEMLTAERDQTALAGEIIEMREKMFPTHPPVDSNVKYARGGVVDVEFIVQYLILAHTRQYPQLLDNYGNIALLNIAADCGLIDKTLAEQSRTAYRFYRQQQHNTKLRDAAKTEVSDELLSHYGNVRKLWREVFGEEAATS, from the coding sequence ATGTCCGACAACCGCCTCGACACCGCCCGCCGCTATTCTCTGTTCCTTACCCGCCAGCTCGACAACGGCAAACTCAAGCCTGAAATTTTCCTGCCCATGCTGGACAAGGTGTTGACCGAAGCGGATTTCAAAGCCTTTGCCGACTGGGACACAATCCGCGCAGAAGAAAACGAGGAAGAATTGGCGCGGCAGTTGCGCGAGTTGCGCCGTTATGTCGTGTCGCAGATTATCGTGCGCGATATAAACCGCATCAGCGATTTGAACGAAGTAACCCGCACGATTACGCTGTTTGCCGATTTTGCCGTCAATACCGCGCTGGATTTTGCCTACGCCTATTATCGGGATATGTACGGCACGCCGATCGGGCGTTATACCAAATCGCCGCAGCATTTGAGCGTGGTGGCGATGGGCAAGGCGGGCGGCTATGAGTTGAACGTGTCTTCCGACATCGATTTAATTTTCGTCTATCCCGAATCGGGCGACACCGACGGCAGGCGCGAACGGGGCAATCAGGAGTTTTTCACCAAAGTCGGGCAGAAACTGATTGCGCTGCTGAACGACATCACCGCCGACGGGCAGGTGTTCCGCGTCGATATGCGGCTGCGGCCGGACGGCGATTCCGGCGCGCTGGTGTTGAGCGAAACCGCGCTGGAGCAATACCTGATTACGCAGGGGCGCGAATGGGAACGCTATGCGTGGTGCAAAGGCCGCGTAGTTACGCCGTATCCGAACGACATCAAATCGCTGGTGCGCCCCTTCGTGTTCCGCAAATATCTGGATTACAGTGCGTATGAGGCGATGCGGAACCTGCACCGCCAAATCCGCAGCGAAGTCAGTAAAAAAGGTATGGCGGACAACATCAAACTCGGCGCGGGCGGCATCCGCGAAGTCGAATTTATCGCCCAAATTTTCCAAATGATACGCGGCGGGCAAATGCGCGCGCTGCAATTGAAAGGTACGCAGGAAACGCTGAAAAAACTTGCCGAGCTGGGCATCATGCCGTCTGAAAACGTCGAAACCCTGCTCGCCGCCTACCGCTTCCTGCGCGACGTCGAACACCGCCTGCAATACTGGGACGACCAGCAAACCCAAACCCTGCCCGCCTCGCCCGAACAACAACAACTGCTCGCCGAAAGCATGGGTTTCGACAGCTATGCTGCTTTTTCAGACGGCCTCAATGTGCATCGGAACAAAGTCAATCAGTTGTTCAATGAAATCTTGAGCGAACCCGAAGAACAAACGCAAGACAACAGCGAATGGCAATGGGCATGGCAGGAAAAGCCCGACGAAGAAGAACGGCAAGGTCGTCTGAAAGGATATGGGTTTGATGCCGAAACCATCGCCGCAAGGCTCGACCAAATCCGCAACGGTCATAAATACCGCCACCTTTCCGCACACGCCCAGCCACGTTTTGACGCGATTGTGCCGCTGTTCGTACAGGCGGCGGTCGAGCAAACCAACTCGACCGATACGCTGATGCGGCTGTTTGACTTCCTAGAAAACATCAGCCGCCGCTCCGCCTATCTCGCCTTTCTCAACGAACATCCGCAAACCTTGGCGCAACTGGCAGAGATTATGAGCCAAAGCTCGTGGGTGGCGGCGTATCTGAACAAATATCCGATTTTGTTGGATGAACTTATCAGCACGCAGCTTTTGGATACCGCGTTTGATTGGCAGGCACTCGCCGCCACCCTTTCAGACGGCATCGAAGCCTGCGGCGGCGATACCGAAGCGCAAATGGACACCCTGCGCCGCTTTCAGCACGCCCAAGTCTTCCGTCTCGCCGTCCAAGACCTCGCCGGACTGTGGACGGTAGAATCCCTCTCCGACCAACTCTCCGCCCTTGCCGACACCGTCATTGCCGCCGCCCTTTCGTGCGCGTGGGCGGATATGCCCAAAAAACACCGCGACACGCCGCAATTCGCCGTCATCGGCTACGGCAAACTCGGCGGCAAAGAACTCGGCTACGCCTCCGACCTCGACTTAGTCTATCTTTACGACGACCCCCATCCCGAAGCAGGCGACGTGTACAGCCGCCTCACCCGCCGCCTGACCAACTGGCTTTCCGCCGCCACCGGCGCAGGCAGCCTCTATGAAATTGACCTGCGCCTGCGCCCCAACGGCGACGCGGGTTTCCTCGCCCACAGCATCGCCGCCTTTGAAAAATACCAGCGCGAAAACGCGTGGACGTGGGAACACCAATCCCTCACCCGCGCCCGCTTCATCTGCGGCACACCCGAAATTCAGACGGCATTTGACCGCATCCGCACCGAAATGCTGACTGCCGAACGCGACCAAACCGCCTTGGCAGGCGAAATTATCGAAATGCGCGAAAAAATGTTCCCCACCCATCCGCCGGTTGACAGCAACGTCAAATACGCACGCGGCGGCGTGGTCGATGTCGAATTTATCGTCCAATATCTGATACTTGCCCATACCCGCCAATATCCGCAACTCCTCGACAACTACGGCAACATCGCCCTATTGAACATCGCCGCCGACTGCGGCCTCATCGACAAAACCCTCGCCGAACAAAGCCGCACCGCCTACCGCTTCTACCGCCAGCAGCAACACAACACCAAACTGCGCGACGCGGCAAAAACCGAAGTAAGCGACGAATTACTGTCCCACTACGGCAATGTCAGGAAATTGTGGCGGGAAGTGTTCGGCGAAGAAGCGGCAACCTCCTGA
- the uvrD gene encoding DNA helicase II: MFPDQSAPNLLQGLNPEQLSAVTWPPQSALVLAGAGSGKTRVLTTRIAWLLQSGQASVHSIMAVTFTNKAAKEMQTRLGAMIPVNVRAMWLGTFHGLCHRFLRLHHRDAGLPSSFQILDSGDQLSLIKRLLKSLNIAEEIIAPRSLQGFINAQKESGLRASVLSAPDPHTRRMIECYAEYDKICQREGVVDFAELMLRSYEMLQSNEILRQHYQNRFNHILVDEFQDTNKLQYAWLKLMAGGNTAVFAVGDDDQSIYRFRGANVGNMTALMEEFHIDAPVKLEQNYRSVGNILAAANAVIENNDERLGKNLRTDAEAGDKIRYYSAFTDLEEAQFIVDETKALEREGWDLDKIAVLYRSNAQSRIIEQSLFRSGIPYKIYGGLRFYERQEIKHALAYLRLAVNPDDDNALLRVINFPPRGIGARTVENLQTASQEQGVSLWQAACNAGAKAAKVAAFVRLIEALRNQVGQMPLSEIIVGILKDSDLTEHYRTQKGDNQDRLDNLDELVNAAIEFKPEDSNFETLPENISDDPAFPILAFLSNAALESGENQAGAGEKAVQLMTVHASKGLEFNAVFLTGMEEGRFPSEMSLAERGGLEEERRLMYVAITRARKRLYITMAQQRMLHGQTQFGIVSRFVEEIPPEVLHYLSVKKTAYDGYGSPRQTAAPKDKIIDDYKQSQTYAGFRIGQNVRHAKFGTGVIIDAVDKGESARLTINFGKQGVKELDTKFAKLEAM; this comes from the coding sequence ATGTTTCCCGACCAATCCGCACCAAATCTGCTGCAAGGCTTGAACCCCGAACAACTTTCCGCCGTAACCTGGCCGCCGCAATCCGCCCTTGTGCTGGCGGGCGCGGGCAGCGGCAAAACGCGCGTACTGACCACGCGCATCGCATGGCTTTTGCAAAGCGGACAAGCCAGCGTGCACAGCATTATGGCGGTAACGTTTACCAACAAAGCCGCCAAAGAAATGCAAACCCGTTTGGGCGCGATGATTCCCGTCAACGTCCGCGCCATGTGGCTCGGCACGTTCCACGGACTCTGCCACCGTTTTCTACGGCTGCACCACCGCGACGCAGGCCTGCCGTCTTCCTTTCAAATTCTCGACAGCGGCGACCAACTTTCCCTGATTAAACGCCTGCTCAAAAGCCTCAACATCGCCGAAGAAATCATCGCACCGCGTTCGCTGCAAGGCTTTATCAACGCGCAAAAAGAATCCGGCTTGCGCGCTTCCGTCTTGAGTGCGCCCGATCCGCACACGCGCCGCATGATTGAGTGCTACGCCGAATACGACAAAATTTGCCAACGCGAAGGTGTGGTCGATTTTGCCGAACTCATGCTCCGCAGCTACGAAATGCTGCAAAGCAACGAAATCCTGCGCCAGCATTACCAAAACCGCTTCAACCACATTCTGGTCGACGAGTTCCAAGACACCAACAAACTGCAATACGCGTGGCTCAAACTCATGGCGGGCGGTAACACGGCGGTATTTGCCGTCGGCGACGACGACCAAAGCATCTACCGATTCCGCGGCGCAAACGTCGGCAATATGACTGCGCTGATGGAAGAGTTCCACATCGACGCGCCTGTCAAACTCGAACAAAACTACCGCTCCGTCGGCAACATCCTCGCCGCCGCCAACGCCGTGATTGAAAACAACGACGAACGCCTCGGCAAAAACCTGCGCACCGACGCCGAAGCAGGCGACAAAATCCGCTACTACTCCGCCTTTACCGACCTCGAAGAAGCCCAATTCATCGTGGACGAAACCAAAGCCCTCGAACGCGAAGGCTGGGATTTGGACAAAATTGCCGTCCTCTACCGTAGCAACGCCCAATCCCGCATCATCGAACAAAGCCTGTTCCGCAGCGGCATCCCCTACAAAATCTACGGCGGCCTGCGTTTTTACGAACGCCAAGAAATCAAACACGCGCTCGCCTATTTGCGCCTCGCCGTCAATCCCGACGACGACAACGCCCTCTTGCGCGTGATTAACTTCCCGCCGCGCGGCATCGGCGCACGCACCGTCGAAAACCTTCAGACGGCATCGCAAGAGCAAGGCGTTTCCCTCTGGCAAGCCGCCTGCAATGCCGGCGCGAAAGCCGCCAAAGTCGCCGCCTTCGTCCGCCTGATTGAAGCCCTGCGCAACCAAGTCGGACAAATGCCCCTGTCCGAAATTATCGTCGGCATCCTAAAAGACAGCGACCTGACCGAACACTACCGCACCCAAAAAGGCGACAACCAAGACCGCCTCGACAACCTCGACGAACTCGTCAACGCCGCCATCGAGTTCAAACCCGAAGACAGCAACTTTGAAACCCTGCCTGAAAACATTTCAGACGACCCCGCCTTCCCCATCCTCGCCTTCTTGAGCAACGCCGCCCTCGAGTCCGGCGAAAACCAAGCAGGCGCAGGCGAAAAAGCCGTCCAACTGATGACCGTCCACGCCTCCAAAGGCTTGGAATTTAACGCCGTCTTCCTCACCGGCATGGAAGAAGGCCGCTTCCCCAGTGAAATGAGCCTTGCTGAACGCGGCGGCCTCGAAGAAGAACGCCGCCTGATGTACGTCGCCATCACCCGCGCCCGCAAACGCCTCTACATCACCATGGCACAGCAAAGAATGCTGCATGGGCAAACCCAATTCGGCATCGTCTCTCGTTTCGTTGAAGAAATCCCGCCCGAAGTGTTGCATTACCTGTCCGTCAAAAAAACCGCCTATGACGGCTACGGCAGCCCGCGCCAAACCGCCGCGCCCAAAGACAAAATCATCGACGACTACAAACAGTCGCAAACCTACGCAGGCTTCCGTATCGGACAAAACGTCCGCCACGCCAAATTCGGCACCGGCGTCATCATCGATGCCGTGGACAAAGGCGAATCCGCCCGACTGACCATCAACTTCGGCAAACAAGGCGTGAAAGAGCTGGACACCAAGTTTGCAAAATTGGAAGCGATGTAA
- a CDS encoding SMI1/KNR4 family protein: MSQVFKDFDLSSVWESDSWADENYKEAPFTPEILAAVESELGYKLPQSFIELMAVQNGGIFVKNCFPTTQRNSWAENHVQICEVSGIGFEKEGSLCGAMGQKLWLEEWEYPPIGVYLVTDPSDGHALFALDYRECGKDGEPKVVLPDLIFLIH, from the coding sequence ATGTCCCAAGTTTTTAAAGATTTTGATTTGTCCTCCGTATGGGAATCCGACAGTTGGGCAGATGAAAACTACAAAGAAGCCCCGTTTACCCCTGAAATTTTGGCTGCCGTAGAAAGTGAGCTAGGCTATAAATTGCCGCAAAGTTTTATTGAATTGATGGCAGTACAAAACGGCGGGATATTTGTCAAAAACTGCTTTCCGACCACGCAGAGAAATTCGTGGGCGGAAAATCATGTGCAAATTTGCGAGGTATCGGGAATCGGTTTTGAAAAAGAAGGGAGTCTGTGCGGTGCGATGGGGCAAAAACTTTGGCTGGAAGAATGGGAGTATCCTCCTATCGGCGTGTATTTGGTCACCGACCCGTCAGACGGTCATGCCCTGTTTGCCTTGGACTATCGGGAGTGTGGAAAAGACGGAGAGCCGAAAGTGGTGCTTCCGGACTTAATTTTCCTAATTCATTAA
- a CDS encoding DMP12 family DNA mimic protein, whose amino-acid sequence MNEHNLLIFCLKDNVSISEYTEMVDWAYKNIQSETVVEITENQIIEYQNRGLWGLVSEITDNWLFGPSEGDWLIDKESILAVKEKLQNSDFSTEPLVKNIIHVLEYAIKNEKTVIFHF is encoded by the coding sequence ATGAATGAACACAACCTGTTAATTTTCTGTTTAAAAGACAATGTTTCAATTAGTGAATATACTGAAATGGTTGATTGGGCTTATAAAAACATTCAATCTGAAACAGTTGTAGAAATTACGGAAAATCAAATTATTGAATATCAAAATCGTGGATTATGGGGGCTTGTTTCTGAAATTACCGATAATTGGTTATTTGGACCAAGTGAGGGGGATTGGCTAATAGATAAGGAAAGTATTTTGGCTGTAAAAGAAAAATTACAAAATTCAGATTTTTCTACAGAGCCCTTAGTGAAAAATATTATTCATGTACTTGAATATGCTATAAAGAATGAAAAAACAGTAATTTTTCATTTTTGA
- a CDS encoding MafB protein, whose amino-acid sequence MAGGNKPIKSLPNSTAEKRKQSFEKFSSNWSSASFDSVHKTLTPNTPGILSPDKVKTRYTSLDGKITIIKDNENNYFRIYDSSRKQYLDSNGNVVKTGNLQGKQAKDYLQQQTHIRNLDK is encoded by the coding sequence ATGGCAGGTGGGAATAAACCTATTAAATCTTTACCAAACAGCACCGCTGAAAAAAGAAAACAAAGTTTTGAGAAGTTTAGTAGTAACTGGAGTTCAGCAAGTTTTGATTCAGTGCACAAAACACTAACTCCCAATACACCTGGTATTTTAAGTCCTGATAAAGTTAAAACTCGATACACTAGTTTAGATGGAAAAATTACAATTATAAAAGATAACGAAAACAACTATTTTAGAATCTATGATAGTTCACGAAAACAGTATCTCGATTCAAATGGTAATGTTGTGAAAACCGGTAATTTACAAGGTAAGCAAGCAAAAGATTATTTACAACAACAAACTCATATCAGGAACTTAGACAAATGA
- a CDS encoding adhesin: MRPTTRDELRQALQEQGFRRTGSDAAQYETWKGPDGVKIDIRPNGEVIRTQRVPRTDGVQGKYPQRQDYEGNPLPNNHHHSGYFIK; the protein is encoded by the coding sequence ATCAGACCAACTACGCGAGATGAATTACGTCAAGCATTGCAAGAACAAGGTTTTAGACGTACTGGTTCAGATGCGGCTCAATATGAAACATGGAAAGGTCCTGATGGCGTGAAAATAGATATTCGTCCAAATGGAGAGGTTATAAGAACCCAAAGAGTGCCGCGAACCGATGGTGTACAGGGAAAATATCCGCAACGACAAGATTATGAAGGCAATCCATTGCCAAATAATCATCATCATTCTGGATACTTTATCAAATGA
- a CDS encoding SMI1/KNR4 family protein, with product MIKQNSFVPYPEAMLPKGFKYPQSYLKLAQSTHAINYDEQYSFPWWFENAESNISEVIDIYFEITGIPNLLPFARNQEWAACFDISDKSGNPKIIVVNLDNTKYYETFENFDTWLKEAENDGW from the coding sequence ATGATAAAACAAAATAGTTTTGTTCCGTATCCTGAAGCAATGCTTCCTAAAGGATTTAAATATCCGCAAAGTTATTTAAAATTAGCTCAATCCACTCATGCCATTAACTACGATGAACAATATTCTTTTCCTTGGTGGTTTGAAAATGCAGAAAGCAATATATCAGAAGTAATTGACATTTATTTTGAAATAACTGGCATTCCAAACCTATTACCTTTTGCTAGAAACCAAGAGTGGGCTGCCTGTTTTGATATTTCAGATAAATCAGGTAATCCTAAAATTATAGTAGTTAATTTAGATAATACAAAATATTACGAGACTTTTGAAAATTTTGATACTTGGCTAAAAGAAGCTGAAAATGATGGTTGGTAG
- the mafB gene encoding polymorphic toxin MafB class 3 yields MKLPIQKFMMLFAAAISLLQIPISHANGLDARLHDDMQAKHYEPGGKYHLFGNGRGSVKNRVYAVQTFDATAVGPILPITHERTGFEGVIGYETHFSGHGHEVHSPFDHHDSKSTSDFSGGVDGGFTVYQLHRTGSEIHPEDGYDGPQGSDYPPPGGARDIYSYYVKGTSTKTKINIVPQAPFSDRWLKENAGAASGFLSRVDEAGKLIWENDPNKNWWGNRMDDIRGIVQGAVNPFLMGFQGVGIGAITDSAVSPVTDTAAQQTLQGINDLGNLSPEAQLAAASLLQDSAFAVKDGINSARQWADAHPNITATAQTALAIAEAAGTVWRGKKVELNPTKWDWVKNTGYKKPAVRHMQTLDGEMAGGNKSPKPITSNGKADASTRPSLQAQLIGEQISGGHAYNKHVIRQQEFTDLNINSPADFARHIESIVANPSESKKLSNGRSTYWDDKSGTIVIRDPNSKDGGTAFRPTLGKTYFDKQK; encoded by the coding sequence ATGAAATTGCCTATTCAAAAATTCATGATGCTGTTTGCAGCGGCAATATCGTTGCTGCAAATCCCCATTAGTCATGCGAACGGTTTAGATGCCCGTTTACACGATGATATGCAGGCAAAACACTACGAACCGGGTGGTAAATACCATCTGTTTGGTAATGGTCGCGGCAGTGTTAAAAATCGGGTTTACGCCGTCCAAACATTTGATGCAACTGCGGTCGGCCCCATACTGCCTATTACACACGAACGGACAGGATTTGAAGGTGTTATCGGCTATGAAACCCATTTTTCAGGACACGGACACGAAGTACACAGTCCGTTTGATCATCATGATTCAAAAAGCACTTCTGATTTCAGTGGCGGTGTAGACGGCGGTTTTACTGTTTACCAACTTCATCGGACAGGGTCGGAAATCCATCCGGAGGATGGATATGACGGGCCGCAAGGCAGCGATTATCCGCCCCCCGGAGGAGCAAGGGATATATACAGCTATTATGTCAAAGGAACTTCAACAAAAACAAAGATTAATATTGTTCCTCAAGCCCCATTTTCAGACCGTTGGCTAAAAGAAAATGCCGGTGCCGCCTCTGGTTTTCTCAGCCGTGTGGATGAAGCAGGAAAACTGATATGGGAAAACGATCCCAATAAAAATTGGTGGGGTAACCGTATGGATGATATTCGCGGCATCGTCCAAGGTGCGGTTAATCCTTTTTTAATGGGTTTTCAAGGAGTAGGGATTGGGGCAATTACAGACAGTGCGGTAAGCCCGGTCACAGATACAGCCGCTCAGCAGACTCTACAAGGTATTAATGATTTAGGAAATTTAAGTCCGGAAGCACAACTTGCTGCCGCGAGCCTATTACAGGACAGTGCTTTTGCGGTAAAAGACGGCATTAATTCCGCCAGACAATGGGCTGATGCCCATCCGAATATAACTGCAACAGCCCAAACTGCTCTTGCCATAGCAGAGGCCGCAGGTACGGTTTGGAGAGGTAAAAAAGTAGAACTTAACCCGACTAAATGGGATTGGGTTAAAAATACCGGCTATAAAAAACCTGCTGTTCGCCATATGCAGACTTTAGATGGGGAGATGGCCGGTGGGAATAAATCGCCTAAACCCATTACGTCCAACGGTAAAGCTGATGCTTCTACACGACCGTCTTTGCAAGCACAACTAATTGGTGAACAAATTAGTGGCGGGCATGCTTATAACAAGCATGTTATCAGACAACAAGAATTTACGGATTTAAATATCAATTCGCCAGCAGATTTTGCTCGGCATATTGAAAGTATTGTTGCCAATCCTTCCGAAAGCAAAAAATTATCCAATGGGCGTAGTACATATTGGGACGATAAGTCTGGGACAATTGTAATTAGAGACCCAAATTCAAAAGATGGTGGGACTGCATTTAGACCAACCTTAGGTAAAACTTACTTTGACAAGCAAAAATAA
- the mafA gene encoding adhesin MafA — translation MQARLLIPILFSVFILSACGTLTGIPSHGGGKRFAVEQELVAASARAAVKDMDLQALHGRKVALYIATMGDQGSGSLTGGRYSIDALIRGEYINSPAVRTDYTYPRYETTAETTSGGLTGLTTSLSTLNAPALSRTQSDGSGSRSSLGLNIGGMGDYRNETLTTNPRDTAFLSHLVQTVFFLRGIDVVSPANADTDVFINIDVFGTIRNRTEMHLYNAETLKAQTKLEYFAVDRNNKKLLIKPKTNAFEAAYKENYALWMGPYKVSKGIKPTEGLMVDFSDIRPYDNHTGNSAPSVEADNSHEGYGYSDEVVRQHRQGQP, via the coding sequence ATGCAAGCACGGCTGCTGATACCTATTCTTTTTTCAGTTTTTATTTTATCCGCCTGCGGGACACTGACAGGTATTCCATCGCATGGCGGAGGTAAACGCTTCGCGGTCGAACAAGAACTTGTGGCCGCTTCTGCCAGAGCTGCTGTTAAAGACATGGATTTACAGGCATTACACGGACGAAAAGTTGCATTGTACATTGCCACTATGGGCGACCAAGGTTCAGGCAGTTTGACAGGGGGTCGCTACTCCATTGATGCACTGATTCGTGGCGAATACATAAACAGCCCTGCCGTCCGTACCGATTACACCTATCCACGTTACGAAACCACCGCTGAAACAACATCAGGCGGTTTGACAGGTTTAACCACTTCTTTATCTACACTTAATGCCCCTGCACTCTCGCGCACCCAATCAGACGGTAGCGGAAGTAGGAGCAGTCTGGGCTTAAATATTGGCGGGATGGGGGATTATCGAAATGAAACCTTGACGACTAACCCGCGCGACACTGCCTTTCTTTCCCACTTGGTACAGACCGTATTTTTCCTGCGCGGCATAGACGTTGTTTCTCCTGCCAATGCCGATACAGATGTGTTTATTAACATCGACGTATTCGGAACTATCCGCAACAGAACCGAAATGCACCTATACAATGCCGAAACACTGAAAGCCCAAACAAAACTGGAATATTTCGCAGTAGACAGAAATAACAAAAAATTGCTCATCAAACCAAAAACCAATGCGTTTGAAGCTGCCTATAAAGAAAATTACGCATTGTGGATGGGGCCGTATAAAGTAAGCAAAGGAATTAAACCGACAGAAGGATTAATGGTCGATTTCTCCGATATCCGACCATACGACAATCATACGGGTAACTCTGCCCCATCCGTAGAGGCTGATAACAGTCATGAGGGGTATGGATACAGCGATGAAGTAGTGCGACAACATAGACAAGGGCAACCTTGA